Within the Glycine soja cultivar W05 chromosome 3, ASM419377v2, whole genome shotgun sequence genome, the region AAGTCttgactttttctttgtaaagtcttGAAGATTCATAGGCTATTAATCACATTTCTTCTAGCTCCAACAATTGGATCTTTCTGTGCTCCCTGGATGCCTtctcatcaaagttcaaaaatttCATAGCCCAATATGCCTTGTGTTCCATTTTGACTGGTAAATGACATGATTTGCCATACACCAATTGAAAAGGAGACAGACCAATTGGAGTTTTGTATGCATTTCTGTAAGCCCACAGTGCATCTTCTAATTTGGCTGGCCAATCTTTTCTGGTTGACACCACTGTTTTTTctagtattttctttaattctctATTGGATACTTCGACTTGCTCATTAGTTTGAGGATGGTAGGGGGACGCCACTCTATGATTCACATGGTATTGACTCAACACCTTTTGAAGTTGAGTATTACAAAAATGCGAACCACCATCATGGATTAAGATTCGAGGTACCCCAAATCgagcaaaaatatttttcttgataAATTTCACCACAATCTTAGCATCATTCCTTGAAGTGGCCatagcttccacccatttagacacataatcaacagctaccaaaatatattcatttcctGCAGATGAAGGAAATGGACCCATGAAGTCAATACCCCAACAATcaaaaacttcaacttccatAATGTTTTGCAGAGGCATCTCATTCCTTCAGGAAATTCCCCCCATTCTCTGACATTGGTTACACTTTAAGACATGGTGATGGGCGTCTTTAAAAAGtgttggccagaaaaatcctgacTATAAAACCTTAGATGTTGTTTTGTCTCCGCCATAATGCCCACCACATGGTGAATTGTGACAATGCCACAATATGCCCTTGGCCTCCTCACTTGTCACGCATCTTCGAAGGAGATTATCTGCATCTACTTTGAACAAGTGTGGATCATCCCAAACGTAATGTTGGGATCATAGaagaatctctttctctgcttcCAATTGAGATCTTTCGATATGACACCTGCTGCCTTGAAATTAGCCATATCAGCGAACTAGGGTCTCCCTACAATCAAAAACaaagattcatcaggaaatTTATCTCTTATTTCGACCTCTTTAGAAGTGACATCTTCATTCACCAATCTAGTTAGGTGGTCTGCTACCACATTTTCATAACCtttcttgtccttgatgactaaatcaaattcttgaagcTGCAGTATCCATCTGATCAATCGTGGCTTGGAATCAGCTTTGcgcaacaaatattttattgttgcGTGATCAGTGTaaatcactatttttttatccCACCAGATAAGATCCAAATTTCTCAAGTGCAAACACAATTGCCAGCAATTCTTTCTCAGTGGTGGCATAGTTAATCTGAGCATCATTCAAAACTTTGCTAGTGTAATAGATGGTATGAAACATTCTGCCCTTCCGCTGCCCCAGCACAGCACCTACTGCATAATCACTTACATCACACATCAATTCAAACTCTTGTCCCCAGTCTGGTGTTGTAATCACAAGAGCAGAAACCAATTTAGCTTTGAGAGTGTTAAAGGCTTCTAAACATTCTTCATTGAATACAAACACAGCCTCCTTGTTCAACAGATTGCTTAGGGGTTTAGCAATTTTGGAGAAGTCTTTAATGAATCGCCGATAAAGTACAGCATGACCCAAAAAATTGCGTATGCCTTTTACATTAACTGGGGGTGGAAGTTTATCAATAACATCTAGTTTTGCTTTATCCACCTCAATTCCTCTTTTAGAGATCTTGTGTCCCAGCATAATACCTTCTTGGACcataaagtgacatttttccTAGTTAAGCACCAAATTAGATTCTTCACAGCGCTATAACACTTTCTCTAAATTTGCTAAGCAAGTTCCAAAAGATGCACCAAAGACcgaaaaatcatccataaagactTCGATACATTTCTCTACCATGTCATCAAAAATTGCCATCATACATCTCTGGAAAGTAGCAGGGGCATTACATAAACCGAACGGCATGCGGCGATAAGCAAAAACACCAAAAGGACATGTAAAAGCTATTTTTTCTTGATCCTGAGGATCTACTGCAATCTGATTGTAACCCGAGTATTCGTCCAAGAAACTGTAGAAGGATTGCCCTGCAAGtctctcaagcatttgatccatgAATGGAAGCGGGTAATGGTCTTTTCTTGTGGCTTCATTGAGCTTCCTATAATCAATACACATTCTCCATCTGGTGACTGCTCTTATAGGAATTAACtcatttctatcattttttaccACTGTCATCCCTCCTTTTTTTGGACCAACTTGAACAGGACTAACCCATGAGCTGTCTGAAATTGGGTAGATGAGCCCTGCCTCTAGTAACTTGAGCACTtattttcttacttcttctttcattATAGGATTCAATCTTCTCTGAGGTTGTCTCACGGGCTTGTAATTGGCTTCCAAATTGATTTTGTGCATACAATATGATGGACTGATTCCTTTTAAATCAGAGATGTGCCAACCAATAGCCGCTTTATGATGTTTTAGAATCTGCACCAGttgatcctcttcttccttcttcaaatAGTTGCTAATTATAACAGGTTTAGTCTCATTATTCTCCAAGAACACATACTTTAAATGCGTTGGAAAGGTCTTTAATTCTACTTTGGGCTTTTCTATtggtctaaatttttttaattcttcaaaaaccACATGACCAACAAGGTTGTCTTTTGGATCGTCAAGCTCTTCATCACAAACTAAGTAGTCTACCACATAACCAGGTTCTTTTACCAAAGGAAACTGTAGTATCACGGTTGAAGCTGATGATGTTATTTCCTGCTCcatctcttcttcttcaaaatagGCATCACCCATATCTGAGTGTTTCATGGCTTCAAAGAGGTCAAAAGAGATTTTCTGATCCTCCACACTGAGTTCCAATCGACCTTTATCTGTCCCTACAACATAGCCAGCAGTTGCCATGCAAGGATATTCTGGAGTACTGGAGACttcatccttttcttcttcgTTGATCAATTGATGATGGATTCTGGTAACTTGAAGAATTCTTTCTTGATGTGCTTCAATCTTTGCATACTCTTCTTCTCTTTTGACCACAACTTTAGTCATGTCATCTACCAACTTGCCAAGCTGAGTTTCAGTTCTTTTAAAGGCTTGTTGCATTGAATCTATAATATCTTTGAATTGCATTAGTAGGTCATCCAGATTAGACAATCCTTCTGCTTCATTGTGATAATAAGGTTGCCATTCTGACTCCCATTGATAATTTGCAGAAGAATAATCCTTTTCAAACTGAGTTCCCTGCTATTGCATGGAATAACAGTCACCTTTTGAGCTAGCTTGGTACGTCATGAAGTCTGCCAATACACTTTCAAGATCAGGAGCTCTTCCTTTTTCATAATAGTTGTACATGGCTGGTTCCTGCCTCCGATCAAAgttatttatagaataaaagTAGCATTTGTCCTGGTGATGCTCTCCTCCAgcaaaatcacaatttattagTGGAATAGAGATAACAATCTTCATGATACAGCGGTAAGAGATTTGTCTTCCTTAGGAATAATTAGGCCACCTGTAGGAGATTCTATACATACAAAATACTAACAGAACAACGGTTATCCAATTCAATAAGAGAAGACAAATATGAATtgagaacaaatattcacagataatcaaagaataacgaaTAAAGAATAGGCACCTAAAAACGAACTAACTttcgaaataaaaaaaagttccccgacaacgacgccaaaaacttgttcgcttccggcaagtgcaccggatcgtgcaagtagtataaaacggtaaaaaccgagtatcgaactcttggggaacttgtgttacctGGTAAAGCTATtttagtgaataggtgtctagtgtgaaaagagatgtgtttactatgaacaggtgtgtaaactaactattaaaagggaaaatcacgtgagtaatgatgcgtaaagacaagtagatgacatgttggtcttcctaataggtgtctGATGTTAGAAgcatattctctacttaacaatgctcatgcgttctatggtgtctcctgaaatgctaaaccccgattcctcatgatagtctagcctaatcctgatcaagcattgtccgcagattcctcttgttggactaaacttggccaggaccgcattaagacaaacatacaacaactaggttaccataccccgattcctcgtgaaaatACAACAAACTAGccccgtcctatcaagttctaagaatcagaccagtttccactgttgaatgatcctaaaaacacatgcatctacatgatcaaggcaaaagcatggtagaatgaagttctgatagtacagtgaacacacaaaacatcattaaatagataaaaaaaaaagatatttacatcaagtacctacaaggaagatccaacagaggatttagctttccataactgggaagcttcttttacaacaacgagaagagaaagatgaaagattgcagaaatacaagtaatggggatgtctcctccacctctaggacctcacaaactcatctcaagctctcaggacaGCTTCCTCTTCAAGTTCTAGTctttgcagatcttcacacaacaaaatctctcaaactctctagaacttggacctttctctctctagaaatctctagacatgcagaagtttcaagaaaaggccaaactccctttcaaaatctgatttcaggcttaaataggtggtttTGTTCGTGCTCATGCACTTAGCGCACTTCTGAaccgcttagcgcgcattagtgaatttcggcttagcgcggcttttctcgctcagcaGATAGAccgaagcggtgcgcttagcgggatggCCCTTTGCTCGGTGAACAAacacagctcatccttcttccagattcttcctcgcgctaaGCCGGGGATTGTTGCGCTCAGCGGATAGCTCGCTAAGTCAGCAAATTGGCTTAGCAAGAAggtgaaaatcagcacttcaaaacttgcctaattatcctgaaattgagaggaaatgattattaaatacacaaaatggaagtactatgtaattattacctatctttaacaaaaattaattacaacactacaaaataaccatgaaTTGGAggattttgatacaatttacacaagttttatacacaaaaattAGTCgcattcaccgactaacaacgcGCAGCTTTGATGTTGATGCTCTGCCAAATTCTCCTTTGCGCTAAGCACGCTGAAGCTACCCAACTGTTGAGCTTAGCGATGGATATGTGCTTAGCCCAACTGCTActttttgcaattcaaaacttagcctctttttcacctgaaaatgcacatatttcatcattaaatccaatgaaaATGTTCTAGAGACAGCGTTAAccataaaataagatttatttacaaaatttactccaaagtaaccataaattggggaactatataagctttggaaaatgatttctatacaaaagttagtcatataaaGCAACTAACATTGTGGTGGCAGAATTTGATATTGTGTTagaacaaatggatgtgaagacagTATTTTTGTATGGAAAGCTTGATAAGGTGATATTGATGAAACAACCCGAGAGGGTTTGAAGTCAGAGGTAAACAAGATTATgtttgcaaattaaacaaatccCTGTATGGTTTAAAGCAATCCCCCAGGCAATGGAATAGGAGATTTGATGAATTTATGGCTCACATAAAGTTTCATAGAAGTCACTATGATAATTGTGTTTACTtcaaatttccttctaaaactGAGTTTGTGATATTgctattatatgttgatgatattttgaTAACAAGTAATAGCAAGGGTGaggttgaaaaattgaaatttgagttGAGTAGGgaatttgaaatgaaggatttgGGAGTAGCCAAGAGGATGTTGGGAATAGAAATCAAatgagatagaaaaaaaaatgttgtatctGTCCCAGGAGTTATATCTCAGAAAAGTTATTGAAAGGTTTGGAATGTCAAATTCCAAACCTGTAACTACTCATATGTCTCAGTAATTTAAGCTCAGTACAAGTCAAACACCTAAGACACATGATGATATAATTTACATGGAAGGTATTCCATATGCTAATGTTGTAGGGTCACTGATGTATGCTATGGTATGTACTCGCCTTGACATAGCACATGCAGTGAGCCTAGTAAGTAGGTTCATGGAAAATCCAGGCAAAGCTCATTGGCAAGCCCTAAAATGGATACTCAGATATATCAGAAGATCACTTGGATATTTAGCTGCTATTGAAGGTTTTGTAGATTCTGATTATGCTGGCTGTTTAGATTCAAGGAAATCCCTCACAGGATTTGTGTTTACTGCTTTTGGCACTGCAATTAGTTTGAAAGCTAGCCTTCAAAAGGTAGTGGCTTTATCAACCACTGAAGCTGAGTATATTGCTCTTATAGAAGCTGAGTATATTGCTCTTACAGAAGCTGTGAATGAATCTCTGTGGCTTGAAGGCATTGCAAAGGAGTTGAAGATATAAGATGAAGTGATCACAGTACACTGTGACAGCCAAAGTGCCATTGATTTATCCTAAAATTTTGTGCATCATGAGAGGACAAAGCACATTATTATTAAGCTGCATTTTTTCATAGAAGTTATTGGTCAGGGATCAATTATAGTCTAGAAGATTTCAACTGATCACAATCCTTCTGATATGATCACAAAGGCTCTTCCAAGCAACAAATTTTTTCATTGTTTGGACTTAATTCAACTGAAGGGTGATTAAATCCTATTTTTGCAGCCgttgtttttgttcttattaATGTTTTGTTATTGAGTCAAGGTAGAGAATTGTTGTATGTTGGTTCACTAACAACCATTAGTTAGTCTCTCTTAGACTTTATCAACTTAGctatttttctgattttttgttATTCTGTTATAACAGTTAACAATTAGGTAGCTTTAAGTTAGTTAAGTTAGCTAGGCTTGAAATAgtgcttctatttttttatatagtctAGATCAGTAGAAAGATTGTACCCAGAGGAGGGATTATTAGAGTTTAAATAAAAGTAGTTGTTGTGAGGAGATTGAGAGTTGATTTTTTACTCTAGTCAAATCACGATTCTTTGAAGTTCTTTTGTTCATCTTTTTCTACATTTTTGCTCTTTCTTGTTCAAACAAGAAACTCATATTTTTGTGAGTAAATCTAATCTTGGCTCAACAACTAATGATATATTTCAAGTTACATTCTCTTCTATAAGCTTTTATACTCTCCCATATGAGTACATACCTTATTCAAGTGTTGGAGTGTTCACAAGTGGTTACCTGCCTAAGAACATCTCTAATTAAAGTTTGCAAGTCTCTCAAACCCATTATGTTTGAAGCCGACATGTTGTATCATTAATGCTTTATTCTTAGGCCGATAAAAACCAATGCTTTATTCTTCTTGAGTAGAGTGATACATGGACACCTCTTCATTAGAATTATTccattaacatttttctttctttctatttctcaTCTTATCACATCATAATACATATTATACCCTCACTTCTCTCTTTATCTTTCCAGGTGTAAAATAGCATGAGTGTACTTCAATCATTTTCCTTCTAAGAAATTCAGTATCTTGCAATACTAGCTTTTTGAAACATACTATTTCATACCTTGTGGAAGTTTGCTTATTCAATGTTGATTGGGGTCCGTAGGCAAAGATTACAATGGCATAATAACTCAACTGTTGCATGTACAGTAGTACTAAATTGTTAATTGATTGGGTTAAATTGAAGGCTCGGTATGCGAACACATTTTTGGCATGAATCAAAGACATTTCTCAACTACATTTCATATTcatataaaactataaaagccctcgttaaaaaaattcatataaaagcCTATCATGTATTGAATTGAACATTCTAATGTTTAATAATAGAAGTCTtctcaattatttcaaatcttATCTCTTTTGTCAAACGGTAATACTTATGTTCATCTATGAATCTATATTGAACTCAATCTCGTTATTGCAACGTAGTTATGGTAGCTTCATAGTAATACTTGAATATTAGATGCATATAGCCGTTCAGCTAATGCCAGTCCAAGAAAAGAATTTGGGGGCAAGAATATTCAGGAATATAACTAAGTTTATAAACTCGGATGTGATACCATATGCAGGTAATTCAACTGTTAACGGAAGTTACTCAAGTTGTATGAATAGATAGGAAATTCATACacgtctaaaataaaaatataccaaGATCACAAACTGCATATAATTTTAGTCAGAAGAGCACCAATATCCATTTTGCCAAAATATATCTTCATCTTGCATTTGGCTCAAGGAGCCCTGCTCTGCATCCTAATTGCTCTAGTAACCTAGTAAACCGTAAATGCTTTGCATCCCATTGTTCTGCCAACTTTTGCTCCTTGTTTTCAGCATCTCTCCTCAATGCAGCTAACTGTTCTCTGTATTCTGCTTCAATTCTACCTAAAGCAGCTTTCTCCTCTTCCTGAAGAGCTTTAATCTTtgcttcaaattcttcaatctTCTCCCTTCTTCGGTTGGCCTTCTCTGACTCCAACTGTAACTCCACCCGACTTAACCTCCAAGCTGCCTCCTTCTTGTGCGTGGCCAAAGCACGATGCCCCTCTTCCAACTCTTTACAGTGCTCCACCATCTGAGACATATGCATGCTATCACTTAGAGTTGGAATAGCTCCATGAAGCGCTGATACATTCCCCAAAACAAAAGGAGCATTGTCTGGTCCTCTCTCGGGTGGCAACCATGAAAATGGAGGTGTGGCCACCGTTGAGGAAGAAAGACTTAGTTTCACAGAAAGGGAACTTGGGCCGATGGCTGCAGCACTACTAGAATTGGAAAGCCAAGAAGGACGCAAGGAAGATGCAGGTGCTGGTGTATCAGTGAGCAGAAATGCCCCATCGGAAGCAGCCATGACAAATGATGGTGAAGGGCGTTCCTTAACTAGTTTCTCTGCAAAACTCTCGAGTATGTGCTCGTACTTACTATTGTTAATTGGGTCGGCAATTCTATTGAtctcctttttctctctctgcTGCTTCTCTTTGAAGACTTCCCACCACTTGCCTAACCGCTTAGCAGTGCGCCCTGGGACTTCAGCAGCGATTTTCTTCCATTTGTTTCCATATTTTGCTTGAAGGTGGATGACAAGGCGCTGCTCTTCTTCGGTAAGAGAGCCTTTTTTGATGCCAGGCTTGAGGTAGTTCTTCCACCTCTCCAAGCACGACTTAGCATCCCTGTTAAGATATGTGTTCATGCGCTGAGACACAAGATTCCATTCCCTAGGACCATACTGTTTGACATAAGAACGTaataaagcatcctcttcagcTCTCCAACGTTGCCTCTCCTTCATTTCCAAGTGCAAATCCCACAGCCCATGTCTTGAAACTTGAACTCATCATGTCTctagaaaagttatgacaactCATGATATCAATTCCCAAGGACTAggtgagaaacaaaagaaataccAAACAGGAAACAGATGTATTCTCTAAAATATTCAATCATAAGTCAACTGGTGAATCAAAAGAACACTAGTTGTTGGGTGATTCATTTAAAAATACCATGCCTTCACATCCATATGAAGTTCATCGAATAACTAAATTACAGAAAAAGGAAGAACATCTTTCACATTTGTATAGGTAAATGTGATAGCAAAACCCTGCTTGGATTTGCAATAAGGACCGACTTACAATAGCACTAGATTATCTcaataagaaatcaaaataacaCTTTAAGATGAAACTCAATACATTTTACCCATTACATttgatagaaaaacaaaaagcaaCCAAAAGAAACAGATACAGAGGCATAgcattaatttctaaaaaaggtAATCCATTGTTATAGCATTGCAGAGATGCAACCAGCCATGGCATATTCAAAATTTGAGGATATGACAATGCCAAACATATAGCAGAAAAtttgtttacattttttacacataaaattaactaattgtgCATGGAAGTATCAGACATAAAATTAACTAACCATAATTGCCATTTGTCACTTTACCAGTAGACAAATTTCCAAAATAccagattttcagaacaacgaCAACAAATCACCAAATGGAGTTGGCCACATGGATGAACTTCTGCCTTTTGTAACAAAGCAACCAAAATATGTAACACAATACCTCTGAATACATAGAAGTTCAACCACTGAATTACaggaaatttgaaaattatgggAGTCTCAATTGAAATACAGGATTAGTTCATACATTTCTCAagcaatatataaattaaaagcaCCACTAACAATAATTGAAATCCTAAACAAAAAATCCAAGTGACTTTGATGAATAATCATATATTGCAGTTTCTCATTAGCACAGAAAATTGCAAGGATCAGTTTCGGTTAATATTAACTTCAAAATATCAGATTAAAAGAAGCATTCAGTGAGAGTATGAACATAAAGACCACACCATCCCCCCAGCCCCAGGGGTCACAGCAACTGCACGTGGACAGAGAGAAATAAATGGCTTAACATAATTGTAATCAaaagagaaagcataaagaaaaagaaaaaaaaaagtgtccaAAAGCAGCTTTGAAATCAAGAATTCCAAGAAATAATATGAGAAACAGCAAACCAAAATCACTAAAATAAGATAAAGCGAAATATATAATATGCGCGTGGTTGATTTAACttgtttaataaattaattaattacacttTTTTCAGAACAATGAAagtacaacaaaaaaaaaaatactaacactGAGTTCATTGAAAACTTTAACAGCGAACAAACATTCCCACAAAGGAAAAACTGAGTCTTTTTCGTTTTGTTTTATTACAGTATGCAAAAACCGAAGCATACCCAGATGGTAAAAACCGAAGGAGAAGAAGTGGGAATACTCACAGTTGCAGCGCGAAGTACTCAGAAGCATCTTCTGGAGAACGAAACGGCGCCGTCAAGTAGGAAACGAGagagggagaagagaagaagcAATGGGGATAGCGTGTTGTCGATGATGATAGGATGTGAATGTGTGATATGAAATGATAATATCTGAGAGAGTGCGGTGGTGGGGGAGAAGACAGAGCACTGAAATGGAGcaaagagacagagagagaaaatgagaaTAGACAAGacagggaagagagaga harbors:
- the LOC114406316 gene encoding transcription factor AS1-like yields the protein MKERQRWRAEEDALLRSYVKQYGPREWNLVSQRMNTYLNRDAKSCLERWKNYLKPGIKKGSLTEEEQRLVIHLQAKYGNKWKKIAAEVPGRTAKRLGKWWEVFKEKQQREKKEINRIADPINNSKYEHILESFAEKLVKERPSPSFVMAASDGAFLLTDTPAPASSLRPSWLSNSSSAAAIGPSSLSVKLSLSSSTVATPPFSWLPPERGPDNAPFVLGNVSALHGAIPTLSDSMHMSQMVEHCKELEEGHRALATHKKEAAWRLSRVELQLESEKANRRREKIEEFEAKIKALQEEEKAALGRIEAEYREQLAALRRDAENKEQKLAEQWDAKHLRFTRLLEQLGCRAGLLEPNAR